The following coding sequences are from one Lolium rigidum isolate FL_2022 chromosome 6, APGP_CSIRO_Lrig_0.1, whole genome shotgun sequence window:
- the LOC124662444 gene encoding putative FBD-associated F-box protein At5g56820 produces MDLSVQRQKLSDADAGGEDRLSALPDDLLIHILVLLDAAAEAARTSVLASRWRRLWLLLPELNLNSIEHHRIGAVLAAHEAPDLTRLIARTKDASPESLSAWLPLAARVLSGHMRLDLEEVQRGAEERGAAVDLPCFHKATSIVLNLGLLDLALPPNGVFARLQELQLIGIRLHGQSGFGDLLSSQRCPYLWFLRVSDARGLDSLNIQSDSLMCMELLDLHRLPQLTVVAPELRKLQLSTSMDPRNTELAVANISAPLLMSLEWMDVYYPSSIQFDAMAHLESLGIHFYILDEEEEEAFEHNHYWLTFLQRYEHIRSLDLMISYPSVICTGPYLTENMPSLPNITFLMLSLIVWGHSFGASLFDVLRRCTGVKKLHLDFFPENQSEVILLLI; encoded by the exons ATGGATCTCAGCGTCCAGCGGCAGAAGCTTTCCGACGCCGACGCCGGCGGCGAGGACCGCCTCAGTGCTCTGCCCGACGACCTGCTCATACACATCCTCGTCCtgctcgacgccgccgccgaggccgctCGGACCAGCGTCCTTGCCAGCCGCTGGCGCCGCCTctggctcctcctcccggagctcaACCTCAACTCCATCGAGCACCACCGCATAGGCGCCGTGCTCGCAGCCCACGAAGCGCCGGACCTAACCCGGCTGATCGCGCGCACCAAGGACGCGTCCCCAGAGTCCCTGTCGGCCTGGCTCCCCCTCGCCGCGCGCGTCCTCTCGGGCCACATGCGCCTCGACCTCGAGGAGGTTCAGCGGGGGGCCGAGGAAAGAGGCGCTGCCGTCGATCTGCCTTGCTTCCACAAGGCCACCTCCATCGTGCTCAATCTTGGGCTTCTTGACCTCGCGCTGCCGCCTAACGGAGTATTCGCCCGGCTCCAAGAGCTGCAACTAATTGGCATCCGGCTACATGGCCAGTCCGGGTTCGGTGATCTTCTCTCCTCCCAGCGGTGCCCATACTTGTGGTTCCTCCGTGTCAGCGATGCCCGGGGTCTGGACAGCCTCAACATCCAATCCGACTCTCTTATGTGTATGGAGCTGTTGGATCTGCATCGCTTACCGCAGCTCACTGTCGTGGCACCGGAACTCAGAAAACTACAACTGAGCACCTCCATGGATCCTCGGAATACAGAACTAGCAGTTGCCAATATCTCAGCCCCTCTGTTGATGTCGCTTGAGTGGATGGATGTTTATTATCCAAGTTCTATCCAGTTTGACGCCATGGCACATCTTGAAAGTCTGGGCATCCATTTTTATATtctagatgaggaggaggaggaggcttttGAACACAATCACTATTGGTTGACATTTTTGCAGCGCTATGAGCACATCCGCAGTCTTGATCTCATGATTTCCTACCCGTCG GTCATATGTACTGGGCCATACTTGACGGAAAACATGCCAAGCCTTCCAAATATTACATTTTTGATGTTGAGTCTAATTGTATGGGGACATTCCTTTGGAGCCAGTTTATTTGATGTTCTAAGGAGGTGTACTGGTGTAAAAAAGCTGCATCTTGATTTTTTTCCAGAAAATCAATCCGAGGTAATACTATTGTTAATTTGA